One genomic region from Jiangella sp. DSM 45060 encodes:
- a CDS encoding lipopolysaccharide assembly protein LapA domain-containing protein — protein sequence MRRGVRLAILMVFILQNTGRVDVTFLWLEGSVPLALALLIAAASAGFVVAVIGSVRIIRLRRQLSRRPG from the coding sequence TTGCGTCGCGGCGTCCGTCTCGCGATCCTGATGGTGTTCATCCTGCAGAACACGGGTCGGGTCGACGTCACCTTCCTGTGGCTGGAGGGCAGCGTTCCGCTGGCGCTGGCGCTGCTCATCGCCGCAGCGAGCGCGGGCTTCGTGGTGGCGGTCATCGGCAGCGTCCGGATCATCCGGCTGCGGCGGCAGCTGTCCCGCCGGCCCGGCTGA